A window from Primulina eburnea isolate SZY01 chromosome 2, ASM2296580v1, whole genome shotgun sequence encodes these proteins:
- the LOC140823449 gene encoding uncharacterized protein, which produces MGSLESGLPLKRDQHFVRSSSGRGINHVQSNGFLGHRPRSRFARLVLFKKIDYLLWICTVAVFFFVVFLFQMFFLPGSITEVEKSHKIHGLFRQNGGVSYGDFSFLKELDFGEDIIFEPSRIVAKFQKEVNEVNRTVASRKVTRYGYRKPRLALVFADLSVDPCQILMVTVATALREIGYEIEVFSLEDGPVHAIWRDQGLPLSVIATYENAKFSIDWLNYDGVLVNSLKAVSVLSCLMQEPFRNVPLIWTIHEQTLAARLRQYFASGQSELVDNWKKVFHRANVIIFPNYVLPVAYSVCDPGNFYVIPGSPAEPWKADKPMVSSKVSPRLMMGYEADDFVVAVVGTQLLYGGLWLEHALVLQALFPVLSEFNDYGSRIKIIILAGDSSNNFSSAVETIALSLRYPKDTVKHVSINQEIDNIISDADLVIYGSFREEQSFPEILLKAMSFEKPIIAPDLSMIRKYVSDRVNGYLFPKEDIKVLTQIMFQMVSNGKISLLARSAASVGKRTAKNMMVPECVEGYASLLEKVLVLPSEVSVSHAAEDIPGKLKAEWQWHYFESIADTHSENETSIIHEVLDKIEKQFNHTHKENTMASVTTNDTFLYSIWEEHKYIEMANMRKRREDEELKDRTDQPRGTWDEVYRTTRRVDRTLHERDEGELERTGQPLCIYEPYFGEGTWPFLHRTSLYRGLGLSTKGRRHGADDIDGPSRLPLLNNVYYRAALGDYGAIFAIANRIDRIHKNAWIGFQSWRATAKMKSLSKTAERSLLDAIESRRHGDTLYFWASMDSDHMNPLKHDFWSFCDAINAGNCQFAFSEALKKMYGVKHNSSSLPPMPAEDGTWSVTHCWSLPTKSFLEFVMFSRMFVDALDAQFYDEHQKTGHCYLSLSKDKHCYSRLLELLINVWAYHSARKMVYINPETGVMQEQHMLKNRRGRMWVKWFNFNTLKSMDEDLAEEFDSDHPRRRWLWPSTGEVFWHGMYEKERSLRNKEKEKKRQHSKDKIQRIRKRTHQKVIGKYVKPSTEDSNTTVLAAEALR; this is translated from the exons ATGGGTTCACTTGAAAGTGGACTGCCGTTGAAGAGGGATCAGCATTTCGTGCGTTCTTCATCTGGAAGGGGCATCAATCATGTTCAGAGCAATGGATTTTTGGGGCACAGGCCCAGATCAAGATTtgcaagacttgtacttttcaAGAAGATTGACTATCTACTGTGGATTTGCACAGTTGCTGTTTTTTTCTTCGTTGTGTTCCTATTCCAGATGTTCTTCTTGCCTGGCTCTATAACGGAGGTTGAAAAGTCTCATAAAATCCACGGTTTGTTTAGGCAGAATGGGGGGGTGAGTTATGGGGACTTTTCGTTTTTGAAAGAGTTGGATTTTGGTGAAGATATAATATTTGAACCATCAAGAATCGTCGCCAAGTTTCAGAAGGAAGTCAATGAAGTCAACCGGACTGTTGCTTCAAGAAAGGTTACGAGATATGGATACAGAAAACCGAGGCTTGCGTTG GTTTTTGCAGATCTGTCGGTCGATCCATGTCAGATTCTAATGGTCACTGTTGCTACTGCGTTGCGGGAGATCGGATATGAAATTGAG GTATTCTCACTAGAAGATGGTCCTGTACATGCTATTTGGAGAGACCAAGGACTTCCTCTCAGTGTCATCGCGACATATGAGAATGCGAAGTTTAGTATAGATTGGCTGAA CTATGATGGGGTACTTGTGAATTCTCTGAAAGCTGTCTCCGTTTTATCTTG TCTTATGCAGGAACCTTTTAGAAATGTACCTCTCATATGGACTATCCATGAACAAACACTTGCTGCTCGGCTGAGACAGTACTTTGCTAGTGGCCAGAGCGAGTTGGTTGATAATTGGAAAAAAGTATTCCACCGAGCCAACGTCATTATCTTCCCAAATTACGTTTTGCCA GTGGCATATTCGGTATGTGATCCTGGAAACTTCTATGTCATTCCTGGTTCTCCTGCAGAACCCTGGAAAGCTGATAAGCCAATGGTGTCCTCTAAAGTAAGTCCACGCCTGATGATGGGGTATGAAGCTGATGATTTTGTTGTTGCCGTTGTGGGAACTCAGTTACTGTATGGGGGTCTATGGCTGGAACATGCACTTGTTTTACAGGCTTTATTTCCAGTTCTTTCAGAATTTAATGATTATGGTTCTCGTATTAAAATCATCATCCTGGCTGGGGATTCCTCCAATAACTTCAGTAGTGCAGTGGAG ACCATTGCTCTAAGCTTGAGATATCCAAAGGACACAGTGAAGCATGTTTCTATTAATCAAGAAATAGACAACATAATAAGTGATGCCGATCTTGTGATCTATGGATCCTTTCGTGAAGAGCAATCTTTTCCTGAGATTTTGTTAAAAGCCATGTCTTTTGAGAAGCCCATAATCGCCCCAGATCTGTCAATGATCCGTAAATAT GTCAGCGACAGGGTGAATGGCTATCTTTTTCCAAAGGAGGATATAAAGGTTCTGACACAGATTATGTTTCAAATGGTTTCAAATGGAAAAATCTCTCTTCTAGCTCGAAGTGCTGCATCAGTCGGTAAACGAACAGCAAAAAACATGATGGTTCCAGAATGTGTGGAAGGCTATGCTTCACTTTTGGAAAAAGTTCTTGTGCTTCCATCTGAAGTTTCCGTATCCCATGCTGCCGAAGATATTCCGGGTAAACTGAAAGCTGAATGGCAGTGGCATTATTTTGAATCTATTGCAGATACCCATTCTGAAAATGAGACCAGTATAATACACGAAGTTTTAGACAAGATTGAGAAGCAATTCAATCATACCCATAAAGAGAACACGATGGCTTCTGTTACAACAAATGATACATTCTTGTATAGCATCTGGGAAGAGCATAAATATATTGAAATGGCCAACATGAGAAAAAGAAGAGAGGATGAAGAG TTGAAGGATAGAACTGATCAACCTCGGGGAACATGGGATGAAGTATACCGAACCACCAGAAGGGTCGACCGGACATTGCATGAAAGAGATGAAGGAGAACTTGAAAGGACAGGTCAACCACTCTGTATTTACGAGCCTTATTTCGGTGAAGGAACCTGGCCCTTTTTGCACCGCACTTCCCTGTATAGAGGGCTGGGGCTG TCTACAAAAGGCCGAAGACATGGagcagatgatattgatggacCTTCGCGTCTTCCTCtattaaataatgtttattaTCGAGCTGCATTGGGGGACTATGGAGCCATTTTTGCAATTGCTAATCGGATTGACAGAATACATAAAAATGCTTGGATAGGATTTCAGTCGTGGAGAGCGACAGCAAAAATG AAATCTTTGTCAAAGACAGCTGAAAGATCACTGTTGGATGCAATCGAATCCCGGAGACATGGAGACACTCTTTACTTCTGGGCCTCTATGGACTCGGACCATATGAATCCATTGAAACATGATTTCTGGTCATTTTGTGATGCCATAAATGCTGGGAATTGCCA GTTCGCTTTTTCTGAGGCTCTGAAAAAGATGTATGGCGTTAAGCACAACTCGAGTTCTCTTCCCCCAATGCCAGCAGAAGATGGGACCTGGTCTGTCACTCATTGCTGGTCTTTACCAACCAAGTCCTTCTTGGAGTTTGTTATGTTTTCAAG AATGTTTGTTGATGCGCTGGATGCACAGTTCTATGATGAGCACCAGAAGACTGGTCATTGTTATCTAAGTTTATCCAAG gACAAGCATTGCTACTCTCGTTTGCTCGAGTTACTGATTAACGTATGGGCATACCATAGTGCGAGAAAAATGGTGTACATAAACCCTGAGACGGGTGTTATGCAAGAACAACACATGCTTAAAAACCGGAGGGGTCGAATGTGGGTCAAATGGTTCAATTTCAACACTCTCAAGAGCATGGATGAGGACTTGGCGGAGGAGTTTGATTCTGACCACCCAAGAAGACGGTGGCTGTGGCCCTCAACCGGCGAAGTTTTCTGGCACGGTATGTATGAAAAGGAGAGGAGTTTAAGAAACaaagagaaagaaaagaaaaggcaACATAGTAAAGATAAAATTCAACGAATACGGAAACGTACCCACCAGAAAGTGATCGGAAAGTATGTGAAGCCTTCGACAGAGGATTCAAACACGACGGTTCTTGCAGCCGAGGCTTTGAGATAG